The Kiritimatiellia bacterium genomic sequence CATGGCCGGTCATAGCAAATGGGCAAACATCAAGCATCGGAAGGCGGCGGCGGATGCCGCCAAGGGCCGGATTTTCAGCAAAATCGCGAAGGAAATCATGGTCGCCGCCCGCCACGGGGGCGGTGATCCGGCTGCGAACATCACGCTGCGGGCGCTGATTCAGAAGGCGCGTGGCGTCAACATGCCTGCCGATAACATTGAGCGCGCTATCAAACGAGGCACGGGCGAATTGGAAGGGCAGGCGCTTGAGGAAATCTATTACGAGGGGTACGGGCCCGGCGGCATTTCAATCGTGGTCCACACCCTGTCCGACAACCGAAACCGGACGGCATCGGAGGTGCGAAACGTGTTCAGCAAGCACGGCGGCAGTCTGGCCGGGTCGGGGTCGGTGCTCCGAAATTTCAGGCGCCGAGGCTATTTCACTATCGCCGCCGCCAACGTCAGCGAGGACCGGCTGCTTGAAATCGCGCTGGAGGCCGGCGCGGACGATGTGAAGCGGGATGGCGAGATGTTTGAGGTGATTTGTGAGCCCGC encodes the following:
- a CDS encoding YebC/PmpR family DNA-binding transcriptional regulator, with amino-acid sequence MAGHSKWANIKHRKAAADAAKGRIFSKIAKEIMVAARHGGGDPAANITLRALIQKARGVNMPADNIERAIKRGTGELEGQALEEIYYEGYGPGGISIVVHTLSDNRNRTASEVRNVFSKHGGSLAGSGSVLRNFRRRGYFTIAAANVSEDRLLEIALEAGADDVKRDGEMFEVICEPARFGAVSDALNAAGIKPETSEITMLPETTLPVTDPDKARQILTFIEALEEMDDVQNVYANFDIADDVMARAQG